Proteins from a genomic interval of Microbacterium abyssi:
- a CDS encoding SDR family oxidoreductase: MSLVMDFTGKVVAVTGGGRGVGRGVVEAFLAAGADVEFCGRSEPEVLPERDGRTAVFRAVDVRDAAQNEAWIDGISERHGRLDVLVNNVGGSPFGRFEVGSPRYFQAITEINFLSAAVATRAAFEPLRAVNGSVINITSISARRPSPGTAVYGAAKAALESLTRSLAVEWAPEIRVNAVSSGLVHTESAVDHYGTPEQYAAIANTIPRGRLASPHELGNVCVMLASPLSAHVTGAVVPVDGGGEWPAFLTHTPNADIVQQADRIDITGGTSS, encoded by the coding sequence GTGAGTCTGGTCATGGATTTCACCGGCAAGGTCGTTGCGGTCACCGGCGGTGGACGCGGGGTCGGACGCGGAGTGGTCGAAGCGTTCCTCGCGGCTGGCGCAGACGTCGAGTTCTGCGGGCGCAGTGAACCGGAAGTACTGCCTGAGCGCGACGGGCGTACTGCGGTCTTCCGTGCGGTCGATGTCCGCGATGCGGCTCAGAATGAGGCGTGGATCGATGGCATCTCCGAGCGGCATGGTCGCCTTGACGTGCTCGTGAACAATGTCGGCGGCTCGCCGTTCGGACGTTTCGAAGTCGGGTCGCCGCGCTACTTCCAGGCGATCACCGAGATCAATTTCCTGTCCGCGGCCGTGGCGACTCGGGCGGCGTTCGAGCCGCTGCGTGCAGTCAATGGAAGCGTTATCAACATCACTTCGATCAGTGCCCGTCGTCCGAGCCCCGGCACCGCCGTCTACGGCGCGGCCAAGGCGGCTCTGGAGAGCCTCACACGCAGCCTCGCTGTGGAGTGGGCGCCCGAGATCCGAGTGAACGCCGTCAGCAGTGGTCTGGTCCACACGGAGAGCGCCGTCGACCACTACGGCACGCCCGAGCAGTATGCCGCGATCGCGAACACTATCCCGCGTGGACGGCTGGCGTCACCGCACGAGCTCGGCAATGTCTGCGTCATGCTCGCCTCACCGCTCTCGGCGCATGTCACCGGGGCCGTAGTGCCGGTGGACGGCGGGGGCGAATGGCCCGCATTTCTCACCCACACCCCGAACGCGGACATCGTGCAGCAGGCCGACCGCATCGACATCACTGGAGGAACCTCATCATGA
- a CDS encoding nuclear transport factor 2 family protein — protein MTASIEQRLQALEDKLEIIDLEATYARSFDERDGERWSSLFTENGVYQSRPVGDAPSATFVQGRLALSRFCTEAVFSGIHFLHLPQLVFDGDRATGRIHLEFHGDYARDAGAPRLAMHGFYDVAYRRVDGRWLIAHRVTSAFSREQSTVLGYPTGSVLPAV, from the coding sequence ATGACGGCAAGCATCGAACAGCGTCTGCAGGCGCTTGAGGACAAGCTCGAGATTATCGACCTGGAAGCGACGTATGCGCGCTCGTTCGACGAGCGAGACGGGGAGCGCTGGAGCTCGCTGTTCACCGAGAACGGCGTCTACCAGTCGCGACCCGTCGGCGATGCGCCATCGGCGACCTTCGTGCAAGGGCGCCTCGCACTGAGCCGTTTCTGCACCGAGGCAGTTTTCTCGGGCATCCACTTTCTGCATCTGCCGCAGCTGGTCTTCGACGGCGATAGAGCGACAGGTCGCATCCACCTCGAGTTCCACGGTGACTACGCTCGGGATGCCGGCGCCCCGCGCCTCGCCATGCACGGCTTCTACGATGTCGCGTACCGCCGCGTCGACGGGCGCTGGTTGATCGCCCATCGGGTGACGAGCGCCTTCAGCCGCGAGCAGTCCACAGTGCTCGGATATCCGACCGGGTCAGTGCTCCCTGCTGTCTGA
- a CDS encoding nuclear transport factor 2 family protein, whose amino-acid sequence MNRAAELADRLEIHDLILRYCSAVDRADYPAVRAVYAHDGVDHHTGFSGPADDYVAWLAERTADFDGTMHIVGNHRVELLGKHAFAETYGTAVHWGRPLDDESRNFTSGFRYLDHVRRDADGWRIVARTAVREWTRSDAGRLREPEGDGPRGRRDAGDPATQFRERVRDAAAASKAEETA is encoded by the coding sequence ATGAACCGTGCGGCCGAGCTCGCGGACCGACTCGAGATCCATGACCTCATCCTTCGGTACTGCTCCGCGGTGGACCGCGCCGATTACCCCGCCGTCCGTGCGGTCTATGCGCACGACGGGGTCGATCATCACACCGGCTTCTCTGGACCGGCGGACGACTACGTCGCCTGGCTCGCCGAGCGGACCGCCGACTTCGACGGCACGATGCACATCGTGGGAAACCACCGGGTCGAACTTCTAGGGAAGCACGCGTTCGCCGAAACCTACGGTACGGCCGTGCACTGGGGGCGACCACTGGACGACGAGTCACGCAACTTCACCAGCGGCTTCCGCTACCTGGATCATGTCCGTCGAGACGCAGACGGCTGGCGAATCGTGGCACGCACGGCCGTCCGCGAATGGACCAGGTCGGATGCCGGTCGCCTGCGCGAGCCCGAAGGCGATGGTCCGCGCGGTCGACGGGACGCCGGTGATCCAGCCACGCAGTTCCGTGAACGAGTGAGAGATGCCGCTGCGGCATCCAAAGCAGAGGAGACGGCATGA
- a CDS encoding SDR family NAD(P)-dependent oxidoreductase — MSHDEVPQLLARTVVVTGGALGIGGGISRRFASDGDHVVLVDIDEAAANATAAEIEADGGRCSVLVGDITADDTVAALVALVESEHGHADVLVNNVGDFRPAKSFFAKSPPEQWRRLHELNLWHVFAVTHALLPAMIAAGGGSIINVSTVEAFRGIPGSAVYSAYNAGVSAFTKSLAVELGPSRVRVNAIAPDLADTPQTPAELMLAGRDPALLRSWLPAGRFGQPEDFSGVVAFLASKDAAFITGHTIPVDGGTLAASGWYGKAAGRGWTNMPDHA, encoded by the coding sequence ATGAGTCACGATGAGGTCCCTCAGCTGCTCGCGCGCACCGTGGTGGTCACCGGCGGCGCCCTCGGTATCGGCGGCGGGATCAGCCGTCGCTTCGCCAGTGACGGCGATCACGTCGTCCTGGTCGACATCGACGAAGCCGCCGCCAACGCGACCGCAGCCGAGATCGAAGCGGATGGCGGTCGCTGTTCCGTACTGGTCGGTGACATCACTGCCGATGACACGGTCGCCGCTCTCGTCGCACTCGTCGAGAGCGAGCACGGCCACGCCGATGTGCTGGTCAACAACGTCGGTGATTTCCGACCCGCGAAGTCTTTCTTCGCGAAGAGTCCGCCAGAGCAGTGGCGGCGTCTGCACGAACTCAATCTGTGGCACGTGTTCGCCGTGACGCATGCGCTTCTGCCCGCGATGATCGCAGCCGGCGGTGGCAGCATCATCAACGTCTCCACCGTGGAGGCCTTCCGCGGCATCCCAGGCAGTGCTGTGTACTCGGCGTACAACGCCGGTGTCTCTGCGTTCACCAAGAGCCTCGCGGTCGAACTCGGCCCCTCGCGCGTCCGCGTGAACGCGATCGCCCCGGACCTCGCGGACACCCCGCAGACACCCGCCGAACTCATGCTCGCGGGGCGCGATCCCGCACTGTTGCGCTCCTGGCTCCCTGCCGGCAGGTTCGGCCAACCAGAGGACTTCTCGGGTGTCGTCGCGTTCCTCGCATCGAAGGATGCCGCCTTCATCACGGGTCACACCATCCCGGTGGACGGTGGAACACTCGCCGCGTCCGGCTGGTACGGAAAAGCAGCAGGTCGGGGATGGACGAACATGCCGGACCACGCATGA